In one Aeromicrobium wangtongii genomic region, the following are encoded:
- a CDS encoding dihydroorotase: MSDFDVLITNVRAVLPGHDEPQTVDIAVKDGRFARIEAGIPAESADRVVDAGGKTAFPGVVDAHQHWGIYNPLPIDARTESRASAQGGVTTSLSYMRTGQYYLNKGGPYADFFPEVLEQTAGNAMIDYCYHLAPMSKEHIEEIPSLVADHGVTSFKVFMFYGSHGLHGRSTDQSSFLMTPEGERYDYAHFEFVMRGIQKAREENPEIADQISLSLHCETAEIMAAYTKIVEEDGSLSGLPAYSASRPPHSEGLAVTIASYLAHETQLPTINLLHLTSRKAVEAALTMAAAFPHIDFRREVTVGHLLADCDTAHGIGGKVNPPLRPREDVEALWGYLLDGKIDWVVSDHACCKEELKFGDPKDDVFLAKSGFGGAEYLLAGMISEGGKRGLPFGRIAELTATNPARRYGLGARKGAISVGLDADLALVDVDRPWTVRAEDSLSTQEYTPFEGAKLTAQVTDTFLRGRQIMTDGVVTDDEPAGIFLSRPASS; the protein is encoded by the coding sequence GTGAGCGACTTCGACGTCCTGATCACCAACGTCCGGGCCGTCCTGCCCGGGCACGACGAGCCCCAGACCGTCGACATCGCCGTCAAGGACGGTCGGTTCGCGCGGATCGAGGCCGGCATCCCGGCCGAGTCGGCCGACCGGGTCGTCGACGCCGGCGGCAAGACCGCCTTTCCCGGCGTCGTCGACGCGCACCAGCACTGGGGCATCTACAACCCGCTGCCGATCGACGCTCGCACCGAGTCCCGCGCCTCGGCGCAGGGCGGCGTGACGACCTCGCTGTCGTACATGCGCACCGGCCAGTACTACCTGAACAAGGGCGGCCCGTACGCCGACTTCTTCCCCGAGGTGCTGGAGCAGACGGCCGGCAACGCGATGATCGACTACTGCTACCACCTGGCCCCGATGAGCAAGGAGCACATCGAGGAGATCCCGTCGCTGGTGGCCGACCACGGCGTCACCTCGTTCAAGGTGTTCATGTTCTACGGCAGCCACGGGCTGCACGGTCGCAGCACCGACCAGTCGTCCTTCCTGATGACGCCCGAGGGCGAGCGCTACGACTACGCGCACTTCGAGTTCGTGATGCGCGGCATCCAGAAGGCTCGCGAGGAGAACCCCGAGATCGCCGACCAGATCTCGCTGTCGCTGCACTGCGAGACCGCCGAGATCATGGCGGCCTACACCAAGATCGTCGAGGAGGACGGCTCGCTCAGCGGCCTGCCGGCGTACTCGGCGTCGCGTCCGCCGCACTCGGAGGGCCTTGCGGTCACCATCGCGTCCTACCTGGCACACGAGACGCAGCTGCCGACGATCAACCTGCTGCACCTGACCAGTCGCAAGGCCGTCGAGGCCGCGCTGACGATGGCCGCGGCGTTCCCGCACATCGACTTCCGCCGCGAGGTCACCGTGGGCCACCTGCTGGCCGACTGCGACACCGCCCACGGGATCGGCGGCAAGGTCAACCCGCCGCTGCGTCCCCGTGAGGACGTCGAGGCGCTGTGGGGCTACCTGCTCGACGGCAAGATCGACTGGGTCGTCTCGGACCACGCATGCTGCAAGGAGGAGCTGAAGTTCGGCGATCCCAAGGACGACGTGTTCCTGGCCAAGTCGGGCTTCGGTGGGGCCGAGTACCTGCTGGCGGGCATGATCAGCGAGGGCGGCAAGCGCGGTCTGCCGTTCGGCCGGATCGCCGAGCTCACCGCGACCAACCCGGCCCGTCGCTACGGCCTGGGTGCCCGCAAGGGAGCCATCAGCGTCGGCCTCGACGCCGACCTCGCACTGGTCGACGTCGACCGGCCGTGGACCGTGCGGGCCGAGGACTCCCTCTCGACCCAGGAGTACACGCCGTTCGAGGGCGCGAAGCTCACCGCCCAGGTGACCGACACGTTCCTGCGCGGCCGCCAGATCATGACCGACGGCGTCGTCACCGACGACGAGCCGGCCGGCATCTTCTTGTCGCGTCCCGCGTCGAGCTGA
- a CDS encoding cyclase family protein: MPDTLNQTTSQLLDAVSAGLQVHDLGRLLTVGMPQSPNHPAYWHSLPRRHGDMVRADGGSAANDMISMGTHVGTHIDALAHVSQDGKLYGDLDAADALEGGRYARLGVHTIEPMLRRGVLLDVPAALGVERLEAGQEITVDHLEATLSAQGTRIQAGDVVLIRSGWGQHFDAGDGDTYRGLSTGVPGVGEAGATWLAGQDVHAAGADTIAFERLAPGAGHGLLPAHRVLLVESGIYIIEALDLEGIAAAGVHEFLFVLSPLPLFGATGSPVRPLAVVGA; encoded by the coding sequence ATGCCCGACACGCTCAACCAGACCACCTCCCAGCTGCTCGACGCCGTCTCCGCCGGCCTCCAGGTGCACGACCTCGGCCGGCTGCTGACCGTCGGCATGCCGCAGTCGCCCAACCACCCGGCCTACTGGCACTCGCTGCCCCGCCGGCACGGTGACATGGTCCGCGCCGACGGCGGCTCCGCGGCCAACGACATGATCTCGATGGGCACCCACGTCGGCACCCACATCGATGCGCTCGCCCACGTGTCGCAGGACGGCAAGCTGTACGGCGACCTCGACGCCGCGGACGCGCTCGAGGGCGGCCGTTACGCGCGGCTCGGCGTCCACACGATCGAGCCGATGCTGCGTCGCGGCGTCCTGCTCGACGTGCCGGCGGCACTGGGCGTGGAACGACTGGAGGCCGGCCAGGAGATCACCGTCGACCACCTCGAGGCCACGCTGTCCGCCCAGGGCACCCGGATCCAGGCCGGCGACGTCGTGCTGATCCGCTCCGGCTGGGGCCAGCACTTCGACGCCGGCGACGGCGACACCTACCGCGGCCTGAGCACCGGCGTGCCGGGCGTCGGCGAGGCCGGGGCCACCTGGCTGGCCGGTCAGGACGTCCACGCCGCCGGCGCCGACACCATCGCCTTCGAGCGGCTGGCTCCCGGCGCCGGTCACGGCCTGCTGCCGGCCCACCGCGTGCTCCTGGTCGAGAGCGGCATCTACATCATCGAGGCCCTGGACCTGGAGGGCATCGCCGCCGCAGGCGTCCACGAGTTCTTGTTCGTCCTGTCCCCCTTGCCGCTGTTCGGCGCGACCGGTTCGCCGGTCCGCCCGCTGGCGGTGGTCGGGGCGTGA
- a CDS encoding MmgE/PrpD family protein, whose translation MTESERTLSQQLAAFAVDAATHGVPAEVVTSVGQRTLDVLGLCVAAHRLPTSAAAIGHVLDQGGHEQATIIGEPTRVTAAQAAFANGVLAHSLDYDDTHLPSVLHPSASVVPAALAAAEHAGASGELTVRAIAVGLEVAVRLGMAGYDSELGNSVFFEHGQHATSITGAMGSAVAAAVVYGLDEQGITDVLGLTASMASGVIEANRTGGTVKRLHCGLAAQAGVTAAQLVRRGFTGPPTVLEGRFGFFQAWLHGQFFPEAVTDGLGTEWSVPGIFFKPYPANHFTHTTVDAGRALRERGLTPEQVAEVVVGVAGSTVRTIGEPIEVKRAPETGYQAQFSGPYAFAAGLFGGGGLGTGLDDYSDELAQDPARRALMAKVSVVAHEVCDEIYPFQFPAVVTVTTTSGEVLVEEVLANRGGPARPLTDDELATKFRDNVAGRVGDDVAAQVSDDVLALHLAPDLASVLRPLSTITHQGESQ comes from the coding sequence GTGACCGAGAGCGAGCGCACCCTGTCCCAGCAGCTGGCTGCCTTCGCAGTCGATGCGGCGACCCACGGCGTCCCCGCCGAGGTCGTCACCTCGGTCGGCCAGCGGACCCTCGACGTGCTTGGCCTGTGCGTCGCGGCCCACCGGCTGCCGACCAGCGCCGCCGCGATCGGCCACGTGCTGGACCAGGGCGGCCACGAGCAGGCAACGATCATCGGCGAGCCCACCCGCGTCACGGCGGCCCAGGCCGCCTTCGCCAACGGCGTGCTCGCCCACTCCCTGGACTACGACGACACCCACCTGCCCTCGGTGCTGCACCCCAGCGCATCGGTGGTGCCGGCCGCACTGGCCGCGGCGGAGCATGCGGGTGCCTCCGGCGAGCTGACCGTCCGCGCGATCGCCGTCGGGCTCGAGGTCGCGGTCCGGCTCGGCATGGCCGGCTACGACTCAGAGCTCGGCAACTCGGTGTTCTTCGAGCACGGGCAGCACGCCACCTCGATCACCGGCGCGATGGGCTCGGCGGTGGCCGCCGCGGTGGTCTACGGGCTGGACGAGCAGGGCATCACCGATGTGCTCGGACTGACCGCGTCGATGGCGTCGGGGGTCATCGAGGCCAACCGGACCGGCGGGACGGTCAAGCGTCTGCACTGCGGCCTGGCCGCGCAGGCCGGCGTCACCGCCGCACAGCTGGTCCGGCGCGGCTTCACCGGACCGCCGACCGTGCTGGAGGGGCGGTTCGGCTTCTTCCAGGCGTGGCTGCACGGACAGTTCTTTCCCGAGGCCGTCACCGACGGCCTGGGCACCGAGTGGTCGGTGCCGGGCATCTTCTTCAAGCCCTACCCGGCCAACCACTTCACCCACACCACCGTGGACGCGGGCCGCGCCCTGCGCGAGCGTGGGCTCACGCCCGAGCAGGTGGCCGAGGTCGTCGTCGGTGTCGCCGGGTCGACGGTGCGCACCATCGGCGAGCCGATCGAGGTCAAGCGCGCACCCGAGACCGGGTACCAGGCCCAGTTCTCGGGTCCCTACGCCTTCGCCGCCGGCCTGTTCGGTGGCGGCGGGCTGGGCACCGGTCTGGACGACTACAGCGACGAGCTCGCCCAGGACCCGGCGCGCCGGGCCCTGATGGCCAAGGTCAGCGTCGTCGCCCACGAGGTCTGCGACGAGATCTACCCCTTCCAGTTCCCGGCGGTGGTCACGGTGACCACGACGTCGGGCGAGGTCCTCGTCGAGGAGGTGCTGGCCAACCGCGGCGGGCCGGCCCGCCCCCTCACCGACGACGAGCTCGCCACCAAGTTCCGCGACAACGTCGCGGGTCGTGTCGGCGACGACGTCGCCGCCCAGGTCAGCGACGACGTGCTCGCCCTGCACCTGGCACCTGACCTGGCATCGGTCCTTCGGCCGCTGTCGACCATCACCCACCAAGGAGAGTCCCAGTGA
- a CDS encoding CaiB/BaiF CoA transferase family protein — protein sequence MGPLNGVRVLDASTILAGPLASQVLGDFGADVIKIEHPIAGDGMRGHGPAKDGVPIWWKEIARNKRTIGLSLSTPDGADIFRALVAQSDVVVENFRPGTLERWGVGPEVLQELNPGLILVRITGFGQTGPYASRAGFGTLAEAMSGFAHLTGQADGPPTLPAFGLADSIAGIAASSAVSMALFARERNGGRGQVIDLNLLDPIMTAVGPGPTVYQQTGEVGMRHGNRSTNNAPRNAYRTSDDHWVAVSTSAQAIAERVMHLVGHPEVIDEPWFSAGSTRAAHADLLDEMVGSWIATRTRDEVVEQFTEAGAAVAPVYDARDLVNDPHVRETEMLVEVDDADFGPLLQHNVMWRMSDTPGGIRFTGRDLGQDTDDILAALGLHEDDVATLRARDIIR from the coding sequence ATGGGTCCCCTGAATGGCGTGCGCGTGCTCGATGCCTCGACGATCCTGGCCGGGCCGCTGGCCAGCCAGGTGCTCGGCGACTTCGGTGCCGACGTGATCAAGATCGAGCATCCGATCGCCGGTGACGGCATGCGCGGTCACGGTCCCGCCAAGGACGGCGTGCCGATCTGGTGGAAGGAGATCGCCCGCAACAAGCGGACGATCGGCCTGAGCCTGAGCACGCCCGACGGCGCCGACATCTTCCGCGCGCTCGTCGCCCAGAGCGATGTCGTGGTCGAGAACTTCCGCCCCGGCACGCTCGAGCGCTGGGGCGTGGGTCCCGAGGTGCTGCAGGAGCTCAACCCCGGACTCATCCTGGTGCGGATCACCGGCTTCGGGCAGACCGGCCCCTATGCCTCCCGCGCCGGCTTCGGCACCCTCGCCGAGGCGATGAGCGGATTCGCCCACCTGACCGGCCAGGCCGACGGCCCGCCCACCCTGCCGGCTTTCGGCCTGGCCGACTCGATCGCCGGCATCGCGGCGTCCTCGGCCGTCTCGATGGCTCTGTTCGCCCGCGAGCGCAACGGCGGCCGGGGACAGGTGATCGACCTGAACCTGCTCGACCCGATCATGACCGCCGTCGGCCCCGGCCCCACCGTCTACCAGCAGACCGGCGAGGTGGGCATGCGGCACGGCAACCGATCGACCAACAACGCACCCCGCAACGCCTACCGGACCAGTGACGACCACTGGGTCGCCGTGTCGACCAGCGCGCAGGCCATCGCCGAACGCGTCATGCACCTGGTCGGCCATCCCGAGGTGATCGACGAGCCGTGGTTCTCGGCCGGCAGCACCCGGGCCGCCCACGCCGACCTGCTGGACGAGATGGTCGGCTCCTGGATCGCCACCCGCACCCGCGACGAGGTCGTCGAGCAGTTCACCGAGGCCGGCGCAGCGGTCGCCCCGGTCTACGACGCGCGCGACCTGGTCAACGACCCGCACGTCCGGGAGACCGAGATGCTCGTCGAGGTCGACGACGCCGATTTCGGCCCGCTGCTGCAGCACAACGTGATGTGGCGGATGTCCGATACCCCCGGCGGCATCCGGTTCACCGGCCGCGACCTCGGCCAGGACACCGACGACATCCTGGCCGCGCTCGGTCTCCACGAGGACGACGTGGCCACCCTTCGCGCCCGCGACATCATCCGCTGA